The Pyxidicoccus sp. MSG2 DNA segment GCGACGACGTGCACACGACGATGCGCAGCCCGCCGTCCTTGAGGCCCGCCTCCACGCGCTCGCGCTCCTCGCGGTCGATGGAGCCGTGGTGCAGGGCGATGAGGTGCTCCCACTCCGGGCGGGCGAAGCGCAGGCCCTCGAACCAGCGCTCCGCCTGCGAGCGCGTGTTGGTGAAGACGAGCGTGGACTGCTCCGGGTCCAACCACGCGGCCACGCGCGCCAGCATGGTGAAGCCCAGGTGGCCGGACCAGGGGAAGCTGTCCACCGAGTCCGGCAGCAGCGTGTCCACCTCCACCGGGCGCTCCAGGTCCGCGCTCACCAGCGTCGGCACGCGGCCGGTGCCCACGACGTGGCGCGCGGCCTCGTCCAGGTTGGCCAGCGTGGCGGACAGCGCCCAGGTGCGCACCTCCGGGGCGAAGCGGCGCAGGCGGGCCAGGGCCAGCTCCAGTTGCGTGCCCCGCTTCGAGCCGAGCAGCTCGTGCCACTCGTCCACGATGACCGAGCGCAGCGATGCGAACAGCTCCGCGGCGCGCTCGTTGGACAGGAGGACGGAGAGGGACTCCGGCGTGGTGATGAGCACCTCGGGCAGGCGCTCTCGCTGGCGCTGGCGCACGGAGGACGACGTGTCACCGGTGCGGCTCTCCACGTCGAGGTCCGCGCCCAGCACGCGCAGCGGCTCCAGCAGGGCCTTCTCCACGTCACGCGACACCGCGCGCAGCGGCGTCACGTACAGGACCTGGAGTCCCTTCTGGCCGCGCTCCGCCACGTCCGCGAGCGGGCCGATATAGGCCGCGTAAGTCTTCCCAGCGCCCGTGGGCACGTGGATGAGGCCGCTGTCTCCGCGCGCGTACGCGGCCCAGGCCTCCTCCTGGAACGCGTAGGGCGTCCACCCCTTCGACGCGAACCAGCCGCGCAGCCGCTCCATGGGCGTGCCCGTCAGCGGCGCAGTGGTGGCCCCGGTGCCCTCGGCGGCCCTGCGGCGCCGCACCGTGCGCCGCTTCTTCTTCGCCGGCGGGCCCTGCATGGCGGGGGCGCCGCCGCCCTCGTTGCCGGAGCGCAGCGCCTTGCGGCGGGCGGCAATCTGCGCCCTCAACGTGCGCGACCTACCCGCGGGCATCGAGCAGCTCCTTCAGTGTGTCCAGCGTGTCCGCGTCCTGGGGCTTCTTGTCCGTGCGCCAGCGGGCGATGCGCGGGAAGCGCAGCGCCACGCCCGACTTGTGGCGCGGCGAGGCCTGGATGCCCTCGAAGTGCAGCTCGAAGACCTGCTCCGGCTCCACCGAGCGCACCGGTCCGTACTTCTCCTTCGTGTGCGCGCGAATCCACCTGTCGAGCCGGCCAATCTCCTCGTCCGTGAGGCCGGAGTACGCCTTCGTCACCGGCTGCAGCTCCGTGCCGTTCCACACCGCGAAGGTGTAGTCGGTGTACAGCGACGAGCGCCGGCCGTGGCCCGGGTGCGCATAGAGGAGCACCGCGTCCACGGTGAACGGGTCAATCTTCCATTTCCACCAGTCGCCCCGCTTGCGCCCGGTGAGGTACGCGGAGTCGAGGCGCTTGAGCATGAAGCCCTCGACGTTGCGCTCGCGGGCCTCGCCCCGCACCTTCGCCAATTCCTCCCATGACGCCGCCTGCACCGACGGGGAGAGGGGGAAGCGCGGCCGGTCCTTCAGCAGCGCCTCCAGCTTCGCGCGCCGCTCGCGCAGCGGCAGCTCGCGCACGTCCTTCCCGCCCAGCTCCAGCAGGTCATAGACGATGAAGGCCGCGGGAGCTTCCGCGAGCACCTTGGGCGTCAGCTTCTGCCGGCCGATGCGCCGCTGGAGCAGCGCGAAGGGCAGGGGTTTGCCGTCCTCGTAGGCCAGCACCTCGCCGTCCAGCACCGTGCCCTCGGGCAGCGCGGCGGCGGCGTCGCTGATTTCGGGGAAGCGGTCGGTGATGAGCTCCTCGCCACGGCTCCACAGGTACACGCCGCCCTGCCGGCGGATGAGCTGGCCGCGAATGCCGTCCCACTTCCACTCCACCTGCCAGTCCGCGAGGTCTCCAATCGACTCCGGTGGCTGCTCCAGCGGCGAGGCCAGGTAGAAGGGGTAGGGCCGCGAGCTGTGCCCGTCCGAGACATCCGGCGACACGAGCTGCTTGAAGAAGGCCGGCGTGGGCGTCCACGTCCCCATCAGCCGGTGCGCCACGCTCGGCGGCGGCAGCCCCGCAACCTGCGCCACCGCGCGAATCACCAGCGTCGCGGAGACGCCCACGCGCAGCTCGCCGGTGAGCATCTTGTTGAGCAGGAACAGCTCCCGCCGGGGCATGGCCTTCCACCACGACACCACGCGCTCGCGCTGCTCCGCGGCGTCCAGGTTCCGCAGCGGCAACAGGCGCTGCTCCAGCCACACGGAGAGGGGCAGTTCCTCGGGCTCGGGCGGGCGCTCGAGCGCGTCCAGCAGCAGGGCAATGACTTCCGCGAGGTCTCCCACGGAGGCGTAGACCTCCTCGAAGAGCCAGCCCGGGATGCCCGTCAACTCCTGCGTCCACCCCACCAACAGCTTCGTGGTGAGCAGCCGCTTCAGCTTCTGGCCCGTGAGGAAATACAGCGCCCACGCCGCGTCCTCGGGAGGGGCTTCCTGGAAGTAGCGCACCAGCGCGTCCACCTTCGCGTTGGTGGACGTCGTCTGGTCCAGCGCTTCGTAGAGGTCCGCCAGTCGCCTCACGCGTCAGTCCTCCGCCTCGCCCTCGAAGGGCGTGGCCAGGGGGGCCGCGTCCACGCCGGAGTCGCGCAGGTAGTGCGCCAGCGGGTCCGTGTAGCCGTGCGTCACCAGCACCCGCTCCGCCTGCGTGTCCGCCACCGTGCGCAAGAGGTCCGGCCAGTCCGCGTGGTCCGACAGCACGAAGCCCCGGTCGAACCCGCGCCTGCGCCGGTTGCCGCGCACCCGCATCCATCCGGACGCGAAGCCCGTCTCGTGCTCGCCGAAGCGGCGCATCCACGTGGAGCCCCCCGCGCTCGGCGGCGCCAGCACCAGCGCGCCCGCGAAGGACGTGCCCTTCTCCACCTCCGACACCAGTTGCGTCGGAATCATGTGCACGCCCGCCTCGCGGTACACCGCCACGAGGCTGTTGAGGGCTCCGTGCACATGGGCCGGCCGGTCCGTCAGCCGCGCCAGTTCCGCGAGGATTCGCTGCGCCTTGCCCAGCGCGTAGCAGAACAGCACCGCGGAGCGCCCCGCCGCGCGGTTGGAATCCCACCACTTCAGGATGTCCTCCGCGACCAGGCGCGTGTCGCCCCAGCGGTAGATGGGCAGGCCGAATGTCGCCTCGGTGATGAAGGTGTTGCAGCGCACCACTTCGAAGGGCGCGCACGTCGGGTCCGGCGCGCGCTTGTAGTCGCCGGAGACGACCCACACCTCGCCCTTGTGCTCGAGGCGAATCTGCGCGCTGCCCAGCACATGGCCCGCGGGGTGGAAGCTGACGGTGACGTCGTTGATGCTCAGGCGCTCGCCGTACTCCAGCGTGTCGATGACAGCGTCCGCGCCCAACCGACGGTGCAGCAGCCCCTCGCCTGCTCGGGCGCCCAGGTAGCGGTGGCTGCCGCCCCGTGCGTGGTCCCCGTGCGCATGCGTGATGAGCGCCCGCTCCACGGGACGCCAGGGGTCGATGTGGAAGCGCCCCGGGGCGCAGTAGAGCCCCTGTGGCGTCACCGTGATGAGCGGAGAGGGATGGGAGGCGCTCAAAGCTTCATTCAGATAGCGAGGCAGCCCGATGGTGGCCACCGGAGGTGTGTGTCCTCCCTACGGACCATTGCCCCCTGGCCTGCCCCTCTGGCACTCACCTGTCACGGGCGTCCCGTGGCCTTGCCTCGGGAATATCCCGTCCCCTTGGACGGCGTTGCCGGACAGGGGATAACACCGGCACCTTCCTCCCCGGATGCCCTCCGCATGACGCCTGCCCTCCTGCTGTCGCTGGCTCTCTCCCAGTCGCCCGAGCTCGAGCTCGAGCTGCACTACACCGCGACGTCGCTGGAGGAGGGGGAGGACGCGTCGAAGCGCACCCTGGACACCTACGACTTCACGCAGTTCGAGCCGTCCGCGAAGAAAGCGGACCTCTACGTGGGCGTGGACGAGGCCAACCTCCGCCAGTCGCCTGGCGCGGACGCGGCCGTCGTCACCACCCTGCCGCTGGGCGCTCCCGTGCGCGTGCTGGAGCGCGGCAAGGAGCGCCTCAAGGTGGGGGAGTACGTCAACCACTGGTACCAGGTGGAATACACGGACGGGAAGGGTGCTGCCTTCAAGGGCTGGCTCTTCGGCAACACGCTCACGCCGTTCCGCCTCGAGGGGGACTTCGACAACGACGGTGAGCAGGAGGTGGCCACCGTGGTGATGAGCTCGGACTTCAAGATTCGCGTCCGCGTCCTGGAGCCGAACGTGAAGCCGCCCCGTCGTGTCAGCAGCGTGGACATCACCCCCGCCGGACAGGGCTATATGAGCGTGGACGGCGGGTCTGCGAAGGTGACGCTCGTCGCGGGGAAGACGGCGGGACTCGCGCTGGTGCAGGTGGACTCCGTGCCCGAGGCGTGCAGCGACTACAGCACCACGTACGTGAGCTACACGGTTCCGGGCGGCAAGAAGGGCGTGCTCGGCAAGGCGAAGCTGGCGCTGGAGGTGGCCGGGCTGGCGGACCCGCCGAACCACTCCTCGTACAAGGTCTCCTTTCAGCCGAAGCAGCAGGGGCTGACGGTGGTGCGGACGAACGTCGAGGAGGACGAGTCCGGCAAGGAAGTGAAGACGACGGAGCGCACGAAGTACAAGCTCGCCGACGGTGTCTTCTCCGAGGTGAAGGCCTCGGGCGCCACGGCGGAAACGAAGCCCTAGAAGGGCAGAGCCAGTCATGAAGATGGATGCACAGGAGCGGAAGTCGGCCTATCGCCAGCTCGCGGAGAAGGGCGAGGCGGTGCCGGTGTCGGTGGAGCTGCCGGCGGACCTGGATACGCCTCTGTCGGCGTACCTGAAGCTGGGCGGAGGCTCGCGCGGCTTCATCCTCGAGTCCTGCTACGGCGGCGAGCGCTTCGGGCGCTACAGCCACGTGGGAGCCCATCCCGCCGGGCGCGTGCGCCTGGACGCCACCGGAGCCACGTTGTGGCGTGGCTCACGCGAGGAGCGCCGCGACGGCAAGCCCCTGGACGTCCTGCGCACGTTGTGGCGCGAGCTGGCCGTGGCCCGGCTCCCCGGCGAGGCCCCGTTCCTGGGCGGACTCGTCGGCTACATGGGCTACCACTGCTTCTCGTGGCTGGAGCCCACCGTGCCGGACCGGCACGCGCGCGATACCTCGTTCCCCGACTCGGAATGGCTGGTGTGCGAGGACTTCGTCACCCATGACTCGCGCACCGGGACGCTCAAGGCCACCGCCATTGCCCGGCCCTCGCTGCACGGCAGCGCGGTCGCGGCGTTGAAGGACGCCGAGGAGCGCGCGCAGGTGCTGGCGGACAAGCTGCTCAAGCCGCTGCCTCCGGAGGCGTACGCGCCCGGCCCGCGCATGCGCGGTGACGCGGCCCCTGTCGCCTGCTGGGACCGCGCCGGCTACGAGGCCGCGGTGGAGCGCGCCAAGGAATACATCCGCGCCGGAGACATCTTCCAGGTGGTGCTCGCGCGGCGCTTCGAGGCGCTCGGTGCGCCGCCGCCGCTGTCGCTCTACCGGGCGCTGCGGCGGGTGAACCCGTCGCCGTACCTCTTCCTGGTGGAGCTGGGCGAGGCGCGCGCGCTGGTGGGCGCTTCGCCGGAGCTGCTCGTGCAGGTGCGCGACGGCGACGTGGTGGTGCGGCCGCTGGCGGGCACCCGCCGTCGTGGCGCCACCGAGGCCGAGGACCTGGCGCTGGAGAAGGAGCTGCTCGCGGACGAGAAGGAGCTGGCCGAGCACGTCATGCTGGTGGACCTGGGCCGCAACGACGTGGGCCGCGTGGCCGCGCCGGGCTCGGTGCGCGTCGAGGACATGAAGGTCATCGAGCGCTACAGCCACGTGATGCACATCGTCTCGCAGGTGCGCGGGAAGCTGGACGCGAAGTACGACGCGCTGGACGCGCTGGCCAGCACGTTCCCCGCGGGCACCGTGTCGGGCGCTCCGAAGATTCGCGCGATGCAGATCATCGACGAGCTGGAGCCTCAGCGGCGCGGGCCGTACGCGGGCGCGGTGGGCTACCTGTCCTTCTGCGGCACGCTGGACGTGGCGATTGCCCTGCGGACCTTCTTCGTGGACGGAGACCGGACGATGTGGACCTCGGGCGCGGGCCTGGTGGCGGACTCGGTGCCGTCGAAGGAGGCGGACGAGACGGAGGCCAAGGCGGGTGCCATGGCCGCCGCGCTGCGGATGGCGCGCGAGGGAGGTGGCCGGTGATTCTCGTCATCGACAACTACGACTCGTTCACCTTCAACCTCGTCCAGTTGCTGTACACGCTGGGCGCCGAGGTGAAGGTGGTGCGCAATGACGACCTGGACGTCGCGGGCGTCGCGGCGACGGGGGCTTCGCACCTGGTGATTTCTCCGGGCCCGTGCACGCCGCATGAAGCGGGCGTCAGCGTGGCGGCCATTGCCCGCTCCCGCGTGCCGGTGCTGGGCGTGTGCCTGGGGCACCAGTCCATTGGCGCGGCGTTCGGCGGCAAGGTGATTCGCGCGCCAGCGCCGGTGCACGGGAAGGCGGCCCAGATTCAGCACGGGAACACGGGCGTGTTCACCGGGGTGAGCCAGGGCTTCACGGCGGCGCGCTACCACTCGCTCATCGTGGACGCGCCCTCGCTGCCCGCGGAACTGGAGGCCACCGCGTGGAGCCAGGACGGCCTCATCATGGCGCTGCGTCACCGCACGCGGCCCGTGGTGGGCTTCCAGTTCCATCCCGAGAGCGTCCTCACCCCCGAGGGGCCGAAGCTGGTGCGCAACTTCCTCGACGGGCGACTGTAGGCATCAGGCGCCGGGGGCTCCCTCGTGGGAGCCCCCGTTGCGCAGGTGCGTCATGTCGTTCCAGGTGACGATGACAGGTTGGGTGCCGTCACCGTCGAGGCTGAGGACGCTGATGGACGCGGTGCCCAGCATGAAGAGGCAGCCACGCTCCGGAGGCAGTCCCAGCCACCGCGCCGCGAGCACCCGCAGCAGGTGGCCGTGGGCGAAGATGAGCACGTCTCCGTTCACCGCGCAGGCGTCCGCGATGACGCCGTCCACGCGGGCGCCCACCTGTGCGGCCGTCTCTCCGTTCGGCACTCCGTCCTTCCACAGCGCCCAGCCCGGACGCTCCGCGCGGATTTCGTCGCCGGTGCGGCCCTCGTAGTCGCCGTAGTCCCACTCCATGAGGTCGGGTCGCCGCTTCGCCACGTCGCCGAAGCCGGCCAGTGCGCACGTCTCGGCCGCGCGGCTCAGGGGGCTCGTCCACACCTCGGCGAAGCGCCATTCCTCGAGCGGCGTCGCGAGCAGCCCGGCCATCTTCCGCCCGTCTTCGAGCAGCGGCACGTCCGTGCGGCCCGTGTGCTGGCCACTCCGGCTCCACACCGTCTCGCCGTGCCGGACGAGCACCACCTGGGGACCTCGGGTCTTCATGGCGCGCATCGTGCCAGACGGCGCCCGGGAGGACTCGCGTCTTCCCTCCAGGAGCGCCCGAGGCCGGACACTCTTGCCTTCGAGAAGGGCGCCTGGGGTGCGTTCCGGACGGAGCTCTGGCCGACCTACGACCACCGCCCCAACTGGGAGCAGTCCCGGCTTCGTCGGGACGTGCCGCCCCTATGTCGGCTATCCGCCGTCGGCGCCCTCGGTGGTGCCCGAGGTGGCAGGGCGTGGTGGAGGGAACACCGGGGTGTAGCAGGCTCGCTTGTACACGTAGGACTCCTCGTCGCAGTCCTTCATGTCGGAGACCTTCAACTCCCTCCAGCAGCCGCCGTTGATGACGACCTGTCCCCGGGTGAAACAGCGGCCGTTGGCATCGGGCCGGGCCTGCCCTGGCAGGGGCCTGGGTGGCATGTCCAGGGTGATGGCCGACCACGCCGATGGTGCCCGGACCGGAGCCACGGGCGCCGTCAGCACCGAGTCCCCGACCGCCACGGTGCCGCCGTCCTTCGCATGCTCCTGCTGCGTCAGTGGCTCCGGCGTGGGCTCCGCGACCTGGCTCGCGTTCCTATTCAGGCCGACGGCCAATGCCAGGGAGGCTCCCAGGCTGGCCGCCGCGAACCACGGCCACCGCGCCACACGCGGTGGCGGGGCCACGACGCGCCGGGGGGGGGCTGGGATGACGCTCCGGGCACGGGGCGCTCCTTCCGTGAAGAGCGGTATGTCCAGTTCGGGCCTTGCCTTCCGTGCGTCGCGCTCCAGCGCTTCGGCCAGCTCGCGTGCGCTCCCACGCGGGCCGGGGTGGGGCGTGAGCATCCGGGCCACCAGCGCATCCAGCTCCGGAGCGCAGCGGATGTTGTGCGCCCTCGGGGAACGGTTGTGGACGTCCTCCAGGTGCCCGGCCAGTGGCTCCTCGACGGAGAGGGGATAGCGGGCGGTGAGCATCCGATAGGCGGTGACGCCCAATGCGAAGACGTCATCCGCGGGCCCGGGCGCATAGGGCTCTGACGGTGCCGGGCTCCCGAGGCGCACGGTGCGCCAGGCCTCTGGCGAGCGATAGGCCAGTGTGCCCGGAGGGAAGAACTGCGAGGTCAGCGTCGCGGCGACCACGTGGTGTCCCGAGCCGAAATCCATCAAGAAGGCCTGTCCATCCGGGTGGCGGACCAGGACGTTGTCTCCCTTCACGTCACGATGGACTCCCCTCGCGGCGTGCGTGGCCTCCAGGGCTCGTGCCAGACGCGCGAGCAGGTGGAGCACCTGCCGGGACGTGGGGCGCCGCACCCGCGCCCAGTCGTAGAGCGGGAGACCCTCGACGAAATCCATGGCGACATATGGGTAGCAGCGGGTGCCTTCGGGGTTCTGCCATTGCCCGTGGTCCCAGAGGCGTGGGACGGCCGGGTGCTGGACGCGGGTGAGCAGCTCGGCCTCCCTCGCGAAGCGCTCATCCCACGGGTGCAGGGCGAGCTTGAGAGCCACGATGAGCTGCGCGTCCTCCTCGCTCTCGGCGCGGTAGACGGCGCCATAGCCGCCGCGGCCTCGCGGCTCCACCACGCGCCAGGGTCCGACTCGCGTTCCCGGCGGAAGATAGGCCGGATGGAGGGTGCCCGTATTCATGAGGTGCCTCGCGAGGAATGCTTCCGTGCTCCCGGAGACTACTCGCGAAGTAGGTATGCGTCAG contains these protein-coding regions:
- a CDS encoding SH3 domain-containing protein, which gives rise to MTPALLLSLALSQSPELELELHYTATSLEEGEDASKRTLDTYDFTQFEPSAKKADLYVGVDEANLRQSPGADAAVVTTLPLGAPVRVLERGKERLKVGEYVNHWYQVEYTDGKGAAFKGWLFGNTLTPFRLEGDFDNDGEQEVATVVMSSDFKIRVRVLEPNVKPPRRVSSVDITPAGQGYMSVDGGSAKVTLVAGKTAGLALVQVDSVPEACSDYSTTYVSYTVPGGKKGVLGKAKLALEVAGLADPPNHSSYKVSFQPKQQGLTVVRTNVEEDESGKEVKTTERTKYKLADGVFSEVKASGATAETKP
- a CDS encoding histidine phosphatase family protein, with protein sequence MKTRGPQVVLVRHGETVWSRSGQHTGRTDVPLLEDGRKMAGLLATPLEEWRFAEVWTSPLSRAAETCALAGFGDVAKRRPDLMEWDYGDYEGRTGDEIRAERPGWALWKDGVPNGETAAQVGARVDGVIADACAVNGDVLIFAHGHLLRVLAARWLGLPPERGCLFMLGTASISVLSLDGDGTQPVIVTWNDMTHLRNGGSHEGAPGA
- a CDS encoding serine/threonine protein kinase, which produces MNTGTLHPAYLPPGTRVGPWRVVEPRGRGGYGAVYRAESEEDAQLIVALKLALHPWDERFAREAELLTRVQHPAVPRLWDHGQWQNPEGTRCYPYVAMDFVEGLPLYDWARVRRPTSRQVLHLLARLARALEATHAARGVHRDVKGDNVLVRHPDGQAFLMDFGSGHHVVAATLTSQFFPPGTLAYRSPEAWRTVRLGSPAPSEPYAPGPADDVFALGVTAYRMLTARYPLSVEEPLAGHLEDVHNRSPRAHNIRCAPELDALVARMLTPHPGPRGSARELAEALERDARKARPELDIPLFTEGAPRARSVIPAPPRRVVAPPPRVARWPWFAAASLGASLALAVGLNRNASQVAEPTPEPLTQQEHAKDGGTVAVGDSVLTAPVAPVRAPSAWSAITLDMPPRPLPGQARPDANGRCFTRGQVVINGGCWRELKVSDMKDCDEESYVYKRACYTPVFPPPRPATSGTTEGADGG
- a CDS encoding ATP-dependent DNA ligase, whose amino-acid sequence is MRRLADLYEALDQTTSTNAKVDALVRYFQEAPPEDAAWALYFLTGQKLKRLLTTKLLVGWTQELTGIPGWLFEEVYASVGDLAEVIALLLDALERPPEPEELPLSVWLEQRLLPLRNLDAAEQRERVVSWWKAMPRRELFLLNKMLTGELRVGVSATLVIRAVAQVAGLPPPSVAHRLMGTWTPTPAFFKQLVSPDVSDGHSSRPYPFYLASPLEQPPESIGDLADWQVEWKWDGIRGQLIRRQGGVYLWSRGEELITDRFPEISDAAAALPEGTVLDGEVLAYEDGKPLPFALLQRRIGRQKLTPKVLAEAPAAFIVYDLLELGGKDVRELPLRERRAKLEALLKDRPRFPLSPSVQAASWEELAKVRGEARERNVEGFMLKRLDSAYLTGRKRGDWWKWKIDPFTVDAVLLYAHPGHGRRSSLYTDYTFAVWNGTELQPVTKAYSGLTDEEIGRLDRWIRAHTKEKYGPVRSVEPEQVFELHFEGIQASPRHKSGVALRFPRIARWRTDKKPQDADTLDTLKELLDARG
- a CDS encoding anthranilate synthase component II; this encodes MILVIDNYDSFTFNLVQLLYTLGAEVKVVRNDDLDVAGVAATGASHLVISPGPCTPHEAGVSVAAIARSRVPVLGVCLGHQSIGAAFGGKVIRAPAPVHGKAAQIQHGNTGVFTGVSQGFTAARYHSLIVDAPSLPAELEATAWSQDGLIMALRHRTRPVVGFQFHPESVLTPEGPKLVRNFLDGRL
- a CDS encoding anthranilate synthase component I family protein — encoded protein: MDAQERKSAYRQLAEKGEAVPVSVELPADLDTPLSAYLKLGGGSRGFILESCYGGERFGRYSHVGAHPAGRVRLDATGATLWRGSREERRDGKPLDVLRTLWRELAVARLPGEAPFLGGLVGYMGYHCFSWLEPTVPDRHARDTSFPDSEWLVCEDFVTHDSRTGTLKATAIARPSLHGSAVAALKDAEERAQVLADKLLKPLPPEAYAPGPRMRGDAAPVACWDRAGYEAAVERAKEYIRAGDIFQVVLARRFEALGAPPPLSLYRALRRVNPSPYLFLVELGEARALVGASPELLVQVRDGDVVVRPLAGTRRRGATEAEDLALEKELLADEKELAEHVMLVDLGRNDVGRVAAPGSVRVEDMKVIERYSHVMHIVSQVRGKLDAKYDALDALASTFPAGTVSGAPKIRAMQIIDELEPQRRGPYAGAVGYLSFCGTLDVAIALRTFFVDGDRTMWTSGAGLVADSVPSKEADETEAKAGAMAAALRMAREGGGR
- a CDS encoding ligase-associated DNA damage response exonuclease, with the protein product MSASHPSPLITVTPQGLYCAPGRFHIDPWRPVERALITHAHGDHARGGSHRYLGARAGEGLLHRRLGADAVIDTLEYGERLSINDVTVSFHPAGHVLGSAQIRLEHKGEVWVVSGDYKRAPDPTCAPFEVVRCNTFITEATFGLPIYRWGDTRLVAEDILKWWDSNRAAGRSAVLFCYALGKAQRILAELARLTDRPAHVHGALNSLVAVYREAGVHMIPTQLVSEVEKGTSFAGALVLAPPSAGGSTWMRRFGEHETGFASGWMRVRGNRRRRGFDRGFVLSDHADWPDLLRTVADTQAERVLVTHGYTDPLAHYLRDSGVDAAPLATPFEGEAED